A region of Equus quagga isolate Etosha38 unplaced genomic scaffold, UCLA_HA_Equagga_1.0 85581_RagTag, whole genome shotgun sequence DNA encodes the following proteins:
- the LOC124234537 gene encoding aldehyde oxidase 2-like, whose amino-acid sequence MRHREGDSVRTAGLTIGAGCSLAQVKDILAGRVSELPEEKTQTYRALLKHLKRLAGQQIRNMASLGGHIMSRHCYSDLNPVLAVGNTALNLMSKEGTRQIPLDRDFLAGLASADLKPEEILESVYIPHSQRWEFVSAFRQAQCQQNALADVTAGMRVLFQEGTDTIEDLSLAYGGVGDATISAQKSCQQLLGRRWNEPMLDEACRLLLDEVSLPGGAPGGSVEFKRTLVVSFFFKFYLEVLQELKKPGKLLSVPLSPCLAQPICPPHPTPPCRVPKASGFHSLREAPHQPHSPGSSLLPFNS is encoded by the exons ATGAGACACCGGGAGGGAGACAGCGTGAGGACTGCAG GGCTGACGATAGGTGCTGGCTGCAGTCTGGCCCAggtgaaggacatcttggctggGAGGGTTTCCGAGCTCCCAGAGGAGAAAACTCAGACGTACCGAGCCCTCCTGAAGCACCTGAAGAGGCTGGCAGGCCAGCAGATCCGGAATATGGCA TCCTTAGGGGGACATATCATGAGCCGGCACTGCTATTCGGATCTGAATCCAGTTCTGGCTGTGGGCAACACCGCCCTCAATCTGATGTCCAAAG AAGGGACACGGCAGATTCCTCTAGACAGAGATTTTCTTGCTGGGTTGGCAAGTGCAGACCTTAAGCCAGAGGAAATTTTGGAGTCAGTGTACATCCCTCACTCTCAAAGG TGGGAATTTGTGTCAGCCTTCCGACAGGCTCAGTGCCAGCAGAATGCCTTGGCCGACGTGACGGCTGGCATGCGAGTCCTCTTCCAAGAAGGCACGGACACCATTGAGGACCTGAGCCTGGCTTACGGAGGGGTCGGGGATGCCACAATCAGTGCACAGAAATCCTGCCAGCAGCTCCTGGGCAG GCGCTGGAATGAGCCAATGCTGGATGAGGCTTGCAGGCTGCTCCTGGACGAAGTCTCCCTCCCAGGCGGGGCTCCGGGGGGCAGTGTGGAATTCAAGAGGACTCTGGTGGTCAGCTTCTTTTTCAAGTTCTACCTGGAGGTTCTGCAGGAACTGAAGAAGCCGGGCAAGCTGCTCTCTGTGCCC CTCTCGCCCTGCCTTGCACAACCCATCTGCCCACCGCACCCCACCCCGCCGTGCAGGGTTCCTAAAGCGTCTGGTTTTCATTCACTCCGTGAAGCCCCTCACCAGCCACATTCACCAGGATCGTCCTTGCTGCCGTTTAATTCCTGA